Proteins encoded together in one Prevotella scopos JCM 17725 window:
- a CDS encoding GLPGLI family protein, which produces MKLYSFCITFMLSLLSCFGQETHIIEPSILEICYHTKYLNRYDDYALRIGKNVSEYFSYHNLRSDSLGSNPETALAIINEEIEAARNKNKTIPTVGGPNYNDYLYRNLEEGKMTTYTQVWDSHYKITEDIPTPEWVIHEDSTRNIIGFNCTMATTHFRGRDWKVWFCEEIPLPLGPWKLGELPGLILAAHCDGFLDIIASNIKREQLPPVTFYNFWEKKYKDIDRLSYLKKASNHTLYPKNTIFIPEMELE; this is translated from the coding sequence ATGAAATTATACTCTTTCTGTATCACATTCATGTTGTCACTGCTTAGTTGCTTTGGACAAGAGACACATATCATTGAACCGAGCATTCTCGAAATCTGTTATCACACAAAGTATCTTAACCGTTATGATGACTATGCGCTTAGAATAGGAAAGAATGTAAGTGAATATTTTAGCTATCATAATTTACGGTCCGATTCCTTAGGGAGCAACCCTGAGACAGCTTTGGCGATAATTAATGAAGAGATAGAAGCTGCTCGCAATAAAAATAAGACCATTCCGACAGTAGGAGGTCCTAATTATAATGATTATCTTTACAGAAATCTTGAAGAAGGAAAAATGACAACTTACACACAGGTCTGGGACTCTCACTATAAGATAACAGAAGACATACCCACACCGGAATGGGTTATTCACGAAGACAGTACACGAAATATAATAGGGTTTAATTGCACAATGGCGACAACACATTTCCGTGGACGAGACTGGAAGGTGTGGTTCTGTGAGGAGATTCCTTTACCGCTCGGTCCGTGGAAATTAGGTGAACTACCCGGTTTAATCTTAGCCGCGCATTGCGATGGTTTTTTAGACATAATTGCAAGTAACATAAAAAGAGAGCAGTTGCCACCTGTAACGTTTTATAATTTCTGGGAGAAAAAGTATAAGGATATAGACCGACTCTCTTATTTAAAAAAGGCTTCAAACCATACGCTCTATCCAAAGAATACAATCTTTATTCCCGAAATGGAATTAGAATAA
- the rsmD gene encoding 16S rRNA (guanine(966)-N(2))-methyltransferase RsmD — translation MRIITGKYKGRHFDIPRTFKARPTTDFAKENIFNVINAYVDWEETTALDLFAGTGSISLELLSRGCRQVVSVEKDRDHARFISQCMEKLGTEDNILIKGDVFRFLKSCHQLFDLIFADPPYALPELETIPELIFQHNLLKEDGLLVFEHGKNNDFSTHPHFFEHRSYGSVNFSLFK, via the coding sequence ATGCGAATCATAACTGGAAAATATAAAGGTAGGCATTTTGATATACCACGTACCTTTAAGGCTCGTCCTACAACAGACTTTGCCAAGGAGAATATATTTAATGTCATCAACGCTTATGTTGACTGGGAAGAGACAACTGCCCTTGACCTCTTTGCTGGTACGGGGAGCATCTCTCTCGAACTTCTCTCACGTGGCTGCCGACAGGTGGTTAGTGTGGAGAAAGACCGTGACCATGCCCGTTTCATCAGTCAGTGTATGGAGAAGCTTGGCACAGAGGATAATATTCTTATAAAAGGCGATGTCTTTCGTTTCTTGAAAAGCTGTCATCAACTATTTGATCTCATCTTTGCTGACCCTCCTTACGCATTACCAGAGTTGGAAACGATTCCAGAACTCATTTTCCAACATAACTTATTAAAAGAAGATGGCCTACTTGTCTTTGAACATGGCAAGAACAATGATTTCTCCACTCACCCCCACTTTTTCGAACATAGAAGTTATGGTAGCGTCAACTTCTCATTGTTCAAGTAA
- the cls gene encoding cardiolipin synthase, with product MIYVHWVFLAIYVVIIIMVMVRVLMANRQPAKTMAWMLVLTFIPMLGIILYFFFGQTTRKERKIWQHSMDQLTKHSMLEFVEQKRLHLPVEYRELIKLFMNQNWVLPFKNNETEIFTSGYEFFPSLLMEIGKAEHHIHLDTFIIASDSLGQIVADALIDKARQGVKVRIIYDDVGSWKTKNRFFDRMRAEGIEIYPFMPVRFPVFTSKVNYRNHRKICVIDGEVGFIGGMNIANRYVKGIKRLAWRDTHVKIKGAAVYGLQRAFLIDWFFVSRELITDHIYYPISKVAENDCLVQIVTSSPTSLWPEIEQGYVRVLASAKRYVYMETPYFLPTDPILFAMRTAALSGIDVRLMIPYETDTKIVEWASRTYVLDTVKAGVKVYLYKAGFNHSKLLVADDSIATIGSTNVDFRSFENDFEANAFFYDKKIALEVKEIFLKDQEECVALEDVRNLTHRSFLQRLWESMVRLLSPLL from the coding sequence ATGATCTATGTACATTGGGTATTCTTAGCAATCTATGTCGTCATCATCATCATGGTGATGGTACGCGTGTTGATGGCTAACCGGCAGCCAGCCAAGACAATGGCATGGATGTTGGTGCTGACGTTTATCCCAATGTTAGGTATCATTCTTTATTTCTTCTTTGGTCAGACAACACGTAAAGAGCGTAAGATATGGCAGCATAGTATGGACCAGCTGACGAAGCATTCCATGTTGGAGTTTGTTGAACAGAAACGACTCCATCTGCCTGTTGAGTATCGCGAACTCATCAAACTCTTTATGAACCAGAACTGGGTCTTACCATTTAAGAATAACGAGACCGAAATCTTTACTTCTGGATATGAGTTCTTCCCTTCGTTGTTGATGGAGATTGGTAAGGCTGAACACCATATCCACTTAGATACCTTTATCATTGCCAGTGACTCTTTGGGGCAGATTGTTGCGGATGCTTTGATTGATAAGGCACGACAAGGGGTAAAAGTACGTATTATCTATGACGATGTGGGCTCATGGAAAACAAAGAATCGGTTCTTTGATCGTATGCGTGCCGAGGGAATAGAGATATATCCTTTTATGCCCGTACGCTTCCCTGTGTTCACCAGTAAAGTGAACTATCGTAATCATAGAAAGATATGTGTCATTGATGGTGAGGTAGGTTTTATTGGTGGTATGAACATCGCCAATCGTTATGTGAAAGGTATAAAGAGGCTTGCTTGGCGTGATACACATGTAAAGATAAAGGGTGCTGCAGTATATGGTTTGCAACGTGCTTTTCTTATTGATTGGTTCTTTGTTAGTCGTGAGTTGATAACCGATCATATTTATTATCCTATTAGTAAGGTAGCTGAGAATGATTGTCTTGTGCAGATCGTCACCAGTAGCCCAACCAGCTTGTGGCCTGAGATTGAGCAAGGCTATGTAAGAGTTCTCGCCAGTGCTAAGCGATATGTCTATATGGAGACACCTTACTTCCTCCCTACTGACCCAATTCTCTTTGCTATGCGCACTGCGGCTTTGTCGGGAATTGATGTAAGACTGATGATTCCATACGAGACAGACACAAAGATTGTGGAATGGGCTTCACGCACATACGTCTTAGATACGGTAAAAGCAGGTGTAAAAGTTTATTTATATAAGGCTGGTTTTAATCATTCAAAACTTCTTGTTGCCGATGATAGTATAGCAACGATTGGTTCGACTAATGTTGACTTCCGTAGCTTTGAGAATGACTTTGAAGCTAATGCCTTCTTCTATGATAAGAAAATAGCTTTGGAAGTAAAGGAGATCTTCTTGAAGGACCAAGAGGAATGTGTTGCGCTTGAAGATGTACGGAACCTAACACATCGCTCCTTCCTACAACGACTTTGGGAATCTATGGTAAGATTGTTGAGCCCATTGTTGTAA
- a CDS encoding CidA/LrgA family protein: protein MARQFFVIFGCLALGEFVVWATGIKLPSSIIGMLLLTLFLKLGWVKLGWVKQLSEILIANLGFFFVPPGVALILYLDLIKAQWFPIVTATVVSTLLVLVVTGQMHQLVIKFERRLMAMDLLHHRAHARKMKEALEQEKEFEAMEEAEEIEINKALHGQETLTNAEDE, encoded by the coding sequence ATGGCAAGACAGTTTTTTGTTATCTTCGGATGCTTAGCATTGGGAGAGTTTGTTGTTTGGGCTACAGGAATAAAGCTGCCGTCCAGTATCATTGGTATGCTCCTTCTCACGCTTTTTCTAAAGTTGGGGTGGGTGAAGTTAGGTTGGGTAAAGCAGCTCTCTGAGATTTTGATAGCCAACCTTGGTTTCTTCTTTGTACCACCTGGGGTGGCGCTTATTCTCTATCTTGACCTTATTAAGGCGCAGTGGTTCCCTATTGTCACCGCCACTGTTGTCAGCACACTCTTGGTTCTTGTTGTTACAGGACAGATGCATCAGCTTGTCATAAAGTTTGAACGTCGGCTGATGGCGATGGACTTACTTCATCATCGTGCGCATGCACGGAAGATGAAGGAGGCATTGGAGCAAGAAAAGGAGTTTGAAGCGATGGAAGAAGCGGAGGAAATAGAGATAAATAAAGCTTTGCACGGACAAGAAACACTAACTAACGCGGAGGATGAATAA
- a CDS encoding GLPGLI family protein, whose amino-acid sequence MKLYSVCITFMLSLLSCFGQETHIIEPSILEISYHTKYLNSYDDYALRIGKNVSEYFSYHTLRFDSLGSNPETVEAVINEWIERLESKNQTTKVESPNSGDYLYRNLEEGKMTTYTQVWDSHYKITEDIPTPEWVIHEDSTRSVIGFNCTMATTHFRGRDWKVWFSEEIPLPLGPWKLGGLPGLILAAHCDGYLDIIASNIKREQLSPVKFYNFWKKKYKDIDRLSYLKKASDPTIYPKNTTMTPKMELE is encoded by the coding sequence ATGAAGTTATACTCCGTCTGTATCACGTTTATGTTGTCTCTGCTTAGTTGCTTTGGACAAGAGACACATATCATCGAACCGAGCATTCTCGAAATCAGTTATCACACAAAGTATCTTAACAGTTATGATGACTATGCACTTAGGATAGGGAAAAATGTAAGTGAATACTTTAGCTATCATACTTTACGCTTCGATTCCTTAGGGAGCAACCCTGAGACAGTTGAAGCGGTAATTAACGAATGGATAGAAAGACTCGAAAGTAAGAATCAAACTACTAAGGTAGAAAGTCCTAATAGTGGTGATTATCTTTACAGAAATCTTGAAGAAGGAAAAATGACAACCTACACACAGGTCTGGGACTCTCATTATAAGATAACAGAGGACATACCCACACCGGAATGGGTTATTCACGAAGACAGTACACGAAGTGTCATAGGCTTTAATTGCACGATGGCGACCACACATTTCCGTGGACGAGACTGGAAGGTGTGGTTCAGTGAGGAGATTCCTTTACCGCTCGGTCCGTGGAAATTAGGTGGACTACCCGGTTTAATCTTAGCTGCACATTGCGATGGCTATTTAGACATAATTGCAAGTAACATTAAAAGAGAACAGTTGTCACCTGTCAAGTTTTATAATTTCTGGAAAAAAAAGTATAAGGATATAGACCGACTCTCTTATTTAAAAAAGGCTTCAGACCCTACAATCTACCCAAAGAATACAACCATGACTCCCAAAATGGAGTTAGAATAA
- a CDS encoding LrgB family protein — translation MNSWDETIGQTIDLIQDGKDIFSNQYVILALTFAVFFYIRRLQQRTGWMLLNPILIAIVLIIIYLKITGVSFGVYKQGAQLIDFWLKPAVVALGVPLYLQLDAIKRLWFPIVMSQLVGCLVGIVSVVFVAKLCGAPDIIILSMASKSVTTPIAMEVTQSLGGIPSLTAAVVVITGIIGALVGFKTLSWGHVNSPIAQGLSMGAASHAVGASTAMAYSSKYGAFASLGITLNGIFTALLTPTILRLIGVI, via the coding sequence ATGAATTCATGGGATGAAACAATTGGTCAAACCATTGACCTTATACAGGATGGTAAGGATATCTTTTCCAATCAATATGTTATTCTAGCATTGACATTTGCGGTTTTCTTTTATATCCGTCGTTTACAGCAACGAACGGGCTGGATGTTGCTTAATCCTATTTTGATAGCCATTGTGCTTATTATTATTTATCTCAAGATTACAGGCGTGTCATTTGGTGTTTATAAGCAAGGTGCACAGCTCATAGATTTCTGGCTTAAACCGGCGGTTGTTGCCTTAGGTGTACCGCTTTATCTTCAGCTCGATGCGATAAAACGATTGTGGTTCCCAATCGTGATGTCACAGCTTGTGGGCTGTTTGGTGGGTATCGTGAGTGTTGTTTTTGTAGCCAAACTTTGTGGTGCTCCAGATATCATCATACTCTCAATGGCAAGTAAATCAGTTACAACACCTATTGCTATGGAGGTAACGCAGAGTCTTGGAGGTATTCCTTCGCTTACGGCTGCCGTAGTAGTAATCACGGGTATTATTGGTGCATTAGTTGGTTTTAAGACCTTGTCTTGGGGGCATGTCAATAGTCCTATCGCTCAAGGTCTTTCTATGGGTGCTGCTTCTCATGCCGTGGGTGCATCAACAGCGATGGCATATAGTAGTAAGTATGGTGCTTTTGCCAGTTTGGGTATTACGCTCAATGGTATTTTTACAGCTCTGCTCACACCAACTATATTACGCCTGATTGGGGTTATTTAG
- a CDS encoding DUF3822 family protein — MTEIDNNISDKKLRLTIRFSRNNMAFAVGDPQENGMLVYEPYEMNMGISVAANLREAFKVSELLQSGYKRLLAEMDTPVMLMPIDDFGTQDIETLYHHTYHRQGNEEILSSILPDLNAIAVFAINKDLKLVIDDHFKDIRIQPLMQSVWTHIYRHLYTGPRRKLFAYFHEKRMEVFSFQQNRFRFSNSYEVENEHDALYYLLYIWKLTGMDTEKDELCLIGDTPYLNGFIDKAKQHLKLCRLINQEVYFSNSQLAKRKELPYDMKAIYLE, encoded by the coding sequence ATGACAGAGATTGATAACAATATATCCGATAAGAAACTGCGACTTACCATCAGATTTAGCAGGAACAACATGGCATTTGCGGTGGGCGACCCACAAGAGAATGGCATGCTCGTCTATGAGCCTTACGAGATGAATATGGGTATCTCCGTTGCTGCCAACCTGCGTGAAGCCTTCAAGGTATCGGAATTGCTGCAGAGTGGATATAAACGTTTGTTAGCAGAGATGGATACACCAGTGATGCTCATGCCTATTGATGACTTTGGCACGCAGGATATCGAAACACTCTATCATCATACCTATCATAGGCAAGGCAACGAAGAGATTCTATCGAGTATCCTTCCTGATTTGAATGCTATTGCCGTCTTTGCAATTAACAAAGACCTCAAACTTGTTATCGACGACCATTTCAAGGACATTCGCATACAACCACTTATGCAGTCGGTATGGACACATATCTATCGCCATCTGTATACTGGTCCACGGAGAAAACTCTTTGCTTATTTCCACGAGAAGCGTATGGAAGTATTCAGTTTTCAACAAAACAGATTTCGTTTCAGTAATTCCTACGAGGTGGAGAACGAACATGATGCATTGTATTATCTCCTCTATATATGGAAGTTGACTGGAATGGACACCGAAAAAGATGAACTGTGTCTTATTGGTGACACGCCTTATCTGAATGGGTTCATTGACAAAGCAAAGCAGCATCTGAAGCTCTGCAGGCTTATCAATCAAGAAGTTTATTTTAGTAACAGCCAACTGGCGAAACGGAAGGAACTTCCATACGATATGAAAGCTATCTATCTAGAATAA